One Dasypus novemcinctus isolate mDasNov1 chromosome 27, mDasNov1.1.hap2, whole genome shotgun sequence genomic window, GAGGCGCCGCAGCCGGTGGTGATTTGCTAACCTCGCGGCAGAGAGGAGTTGAGGGCGATGAGAGCGGGTACTGCGAACTGCCGGGCgatgccgccgccgccgccgtgatTCCGAGAGCAACAGTTCCCCAGCAACACCCCTCCCGAGCACAGGCACCCCCTCCCACACAGGCACGCACACCCACCCCACGGCGCCCGGCTCCGCAGCGGTGAGTGGGGGCCCGGGGAGGGGCGCAGTGCCCAGGCAGCGCCGCGCGCCAGGGCGCCCAGGGGCCGGAGAGGTCTGGGGCAGCGCGCCCGCCGGGGTCGCTCGGCCGCCGGGCCAGTGCCTTGTTTGCTTCGGCCTTTCTCCTTCGtcctgctgccgccgccgccgccggttGCGGGCTTGGCTGGAAGGGGAGCCCCGGCTGTCAGCTTGGACGCAGCTGCCTCTTCCACCCCTCCTCTCCGGGGCAGGGTCGGGGCGAGAGGTGGGGGACAGACCGGTCTGCCGGGGCCGGGGGCGCGAGCGCAGGGCTGGGACTCGGGCGGCTTTGTACCTTCGGTGGCGGGCGGAAGAGCCGGGATTCGGTGAGTGCTCGGCAGCATGCAGGCGGGTGCGCGGGCGCGGAATCCGCTtggggtttatttatttatgtgtttattcgGCCGACAAGGAAGCTAGAACGCGAGGATCCGAGGACTGGTTTTGGGGGCGGAAGGGAGCAGGACTGGGActgggttttgtttctttttgagaAACGTGGTGGGCTCTTTTTTTGATCGGACTTGATCCCACTCACTCCTATTTTTTGGGCGGGGGTCGGGGGGAGAGCCAGGCCAGGGCCGCGTAGGGTCTCCAGGGCTCCGGGCCCTTCCCGGCGCTCGGTGGGATGGCCGTGGCTCCGGGGCTGGCCGTGCGCTCCCGGCCGCGCTCGGTGGGTGCCGGGACTCTGCACCTGATGCGTTCGGGATGCTTCTCTCACACTCGCGCGCCGGCGGCTCGCTCGCACGGCCCCTCGAACACTCCTGTGCTCCCGCGCAGGCGGGCAAACACTCAGGCGCTGGGAATGCGCACGATCCCGCCGGCCCGCGGACCCACTTGCGTGCACAGACGCGCTCCGCACCCACCCATGCGTTTCTCCGCGAGGTGCTAGCAACACGCCCGGGTGGCGCACGCCGGCGGTTGGCGCCTGCCCGCCCGGGCCCCgggcccctgccccccgccccccgggggTCGGGGCCCCGAGTCGGAGAGAGAGGGCCGGCGGACCCCTGCTCGGCTTTCCTCCCCCACTCGCTGCGGGGCTTTTGTGTCTGCCCCGCGCCCCGGGGCGGTTCGGCCTCCTCGCTGCTCTCGCGGTGGTGTCCAGCCCGCCCCGACTCCGCGCCTCTCGGCTGTGGCTCTTTCGCTTTTCTCCTCCTCCTagtccctcttcctttctttctgcggCCTGGCACCCCGGAAAAGTTGATTCCCCAAGTTTGCTTAAGTCGTCTCCAAGTCTCGGTGGGGGTCGCTGGGAACTGGGGTGTGTGAGCGCGCGACAGATCCCCGGCGCTCGAGCGGGCTAGCGCCAGTTTCTCCCCCGCGCTGCAGCCAGCGCTGGCCGGATCGCGGGCGCCGAGCGGCGAGTGGGGAGATGGCTGACCGAGGGGGCACCCCGATTTCCCTGCGACCCAAGGAGTTGGCTTTTGGGAGGAATCTGGGTAGCCAAGAGTCCGTTTTTTTCGCCTGCTCCCTCCTAGTTTCTCGAAATCTGCGGGACGTCTGCGGGAAAGCCCACCCGTTGCCAGGAGCAGGCGGATGGCGGTTCTCCTCTTGACGGCTTCAGCCCCCACCCTGGGGTGGGCCGCAGAGGCATCTTGACCAGACGTCCCCGGGCCCCGCTCCGCGTGAGCTGTGTGGCTCTGGAACCAATAGGACTTCTTTTGGGGGCGGAGGCAAGCAGTGTTCTTAGAGCGAGGGAGAGACCTGGCTCTGCCGTGCTCTCAGTTCCTGCACTGCAGTGCTGACCACAGCAGCCAGAGGCTGGGAGGGCCCTGAGCCCGGGGGGGCTTTCCAGCACTCCTGAAACAGGCTGAGGAGTCCCCGAGCCCTGTTCGCGGCCTCAACCTGCTCTGGGAGCGCCTTTGTCTCTAAGTCCTGGCCTCTCTTCCTGCTGGTTGTAAGGCACATCCTAGATGCGGGATTCTCTGACCCTGCTGGCGCCTCCCAGCCACGTCCAGCATCAGTGCCACTTCTGGTCACAGGATTTGCCCATGCTGGTAGCCTGGGGACCACCCCCGTGGCTCATGCACCCAGCAAAACTGGCTGGAGGGGTGCCTCCTTCTTGATTTCTCTCCATGTCTTAGTGACCCATCCTCCTTTTGAGCTCCTCCTGCCCACCTGGCacttgtgtgagtgtgtgtgtgtgtgggcggggggggggtaaGTGTACCCCATAAGTGTGTGCACATGGGTTAACTCAGGTGTATGAGCACCCACACCCACACAAGTTCCTGCTCTGGATGACATGCATTATAACTTGGAGGCACTTATGGGGGGAGGTGACCCAAGCTTGTGGGTGGGTGATGTGTGTGTGTTCCAGTTAGGACCTAAGGAGGGGGTCAGGGTGGAGTCTGCCAGGCCTTGGAGGCCCCGAGGCACCTAAGGACACTGGCTGGTGGCCGAGGGTGGGTCTGGCAGATGAGAGCCCCATTGTCCATAGATTTCTGAGGGCGGGGACTGCTGGCTACCAGCTCCAGCTGTGCTTGCCCTGGCTCCTGGGGCTCCCACCTGAGGTAGTGCTTACAAAAACTTTCTTTCGAAGATGAGGTTTGTTGTCTGGGAGTCTGAGAGTGAAGCTGAGCGTGGGGAGGAAGGGGTTCCATTCTTGTTGATTAGAATTTCCCGCTGGGCACCTCCCGGTAAGGAATGTTGACCTTGCCTAGGAAGCCGTCACCTCTCCTCTCAGCCTTGCAGAAAGCCCAGGGCTCACAGGACTCCACTGTGGTTTCTATTTCACTTGATGTAACATGTCATAGGACAGCGAATTAGGCAATGCTTTGGCAAAACCTTCTCTTCACTCCCATCACTTGCGGGATCGTAAACGTAGATTTGTACGTTTCTAGGAAGTTCCCTTTTCTTCCATTAAAATCTCCAAGACCCTCTTGCTgctggtggtgggggaggggtcgTATTGTTtgaaattttcacttttaggGACACTAACTAATTGGCCTTTTTTGGTCTCCTCTCTTGCCTTGACCCACCCttctctccccaacccccccagTTGACCCAGGAAACCCACCCTGCCCCGCCACGCAGAGTCCAGAACAAAAGAGAGCCTCATGCCTGAGCCGCGGGGAGCGCCATGGATCTGACAAAGATGGGCATGATCCAGCTGCAGAACCCCAGCCACCCCACGGGGCTCCTGTGCAAGGCCAACCAGATGCGGCTGGCCGGGACTCTGTGCGACGTGGTCATCATGGTGGACAGCCAGGAGTTCCACGCCCACCGGACTGTGCTGGCCTGCACCAGCAAGATGTTTGAGATCCTCTTCCACCGCAACAGCCAGCACTATACTCTGGACTTCCTCTCGCCAAAGACCTTCCAGCAGATTCTGGAGTATGCATACACGGCCACCCTGCAAGCCAAGGCGGAGGACCTGGACGACCTGCTGTACGCGGCCGAGATCCTGGAGATTGAGTACCTGGAGGAGCAGTGCCTGAAGATCCTGGAGACCATCCAGGCCTCGGATGACAATGACACCGAGGCCACCATGGCGGACGGCGGGGCTGAGGAAGAAGAGGACCGCAAGGCTCGGTACCTCAAGAACATCTTCATCTCGAAGCATTCCAGCGAGGAGAGTGGGTATGCCAGTGTGGCTGGACAGAGCCTCCCTGGGCCCATGGCGGACCAGAGCCCATCCGTCTCCACCTCGTTTGGTCTTTCAGCCATGAGCCCCACCAAGGCCGCGGTGGACAGTTTGATGACCATAGGGCAGTCTCTCCTGCAGGGAACCCTTCAGCCTCCTGCAGGGCCTGAGGAGCCAGCTCTGGCCGGGGGTGGGCGGCACCCTGGGGTGGCTGAGGTGAAGACGGAGATGATGCAGGTGGATGAGGTGCCCGGTCAGGACAGCCCTGGGGTAGCCGAGTCCAGTGTCTCAGGAGGGATGGGGGACAAGGCTGAGGAAAGGGGCAAAGAGGGGCCCGGGACCCCTACCCGGAGCAGCGTCATCACCAGTGCCAGGGAGCTGCACTATGGGCGAGAGGAGAGTGCTGAGCAGGTGCCACCCCTGGCTGAGGCCGGCCAGGGCCCCCCTGGCCGACTGGAGCACCCCGTGCCCTCCACTGAGAAACATCTGGGCATCTACTCGGTGTTGCCCAACCACAAGGCTGATGCCGTGCTGAACATGCCATCTTCCGTGACCGGCGGCCTCCACGTGCAGCCGGCCCTGGCCGTCTCCATGGACTTCAGCACCTACGGGGGGCTCCTGCCCCAGGGCTTCATCCAGAGGGAGCTGTTCAACAAGCTGGGCGAGCTGGCCGTGGGCATGAAGTCGGAGAGCCGGACCATCGGGGAGCAGTGCAGCGTGTGTGGGGTTGAGCTTCCTGACAACGAGGCCGTGGAACAGCACAGGTAGGTCCCTCGCCGTCCCTGTGCCCCATATTTAACGCTCGCTCCCCAGCACCCTTCCTTCTTGTCTTGGCTGCCCCCAAACCCTGGGGGGCcggctctcctctcctccctgccttTGGGGGAAAACATTCTTTCTAGGCAGTGGGGGGCACGCTGTCAGTGGGGCGAGGGGAACTAGTGTCTTTCCCGAGCATTGGGGGCTCACGGACCCAACTTCTTCCTAGGTTCTCAActctcttttctctgtgggctCCTGTTTTTTCTGTTGTTTGGTCTGTGGTCCTTTGCCTGGAGtggaaggagggagaagaggaacTGGGGGTTGGGATTCAGGTCCCTCATGGCCTCTGTCTGGGTCTGTTACCAGATTTCAGGTTCCGGGTTTGCACCCAGTAGTTCCAGGAAAGGCAGGTGATTGATGGGCCAGATGCAGGAAACAGGGGATTTGGGGTGGCCTGGGCGCTGCCTCGGGCACACGAGCAGCTGCAGGCTCCGAACGTGGCCTTGTTGCTTCCACTCTTCTTATTCTCTGTTCCTGCAAACACATTTAGGGAAGTTGATTTAAATTCACAGGAAAGGATGGGTGTAAGAGACCTTGTAGCCTGCTGCAGAGCCTCATTCTAGTCCCGTCTCTGTCCTTACGGAATTAAACGCCACTTTGGGCTAGCATCACCTCGCTCTGGCTTCCCTTTCCTGTGATTTAGCCACTCGCTGAGCTGTCGTGATGGGCTTCCTTCAGTGCTAATGCTTTCTATGGAGTCGTGTTTTCATTACACCAGCCGCAGTTCTTCTTTTACATCTGAAGGGTCTGAGCCTCAGGTGTAAAGGGCCTTTCCCAGGGTCACGGGGACAGGATTCAAATCCTGGCAGTAGCCCCTTTCTGCTGCCTCTGGCGTTGCTCAGTCCTGAAGATCAAGTCTGCGGAACAGAAGGTTTCGGGGATTGCTCACCAGGAGCTGAGTAAATACGAGGGAATGAGTAGTGGGTTTGGCTTTCTTCTGTATCCCTCATAAACCATATGCCCGTCATTTCACCCTCCAGGCCCTGAGTAAGATTAATGGTGTGAAGAAATTGGGTTTTCTGTTCTTGTCACTGGTATCATTTCCCTGCATACCCTCTTGCCTGCTGTTTTGTTGATCTTGGGAGTGTGGTGGGGGATTCTCCTCTTTTGTGTCCCCTCTCCATCCCATTCCTCAGGTACCGGAGGGGATGTGACTGACAGGATGTGGGGTAGAGGAATCTGGAAGTTGGTCTGATCGCCCTGAGCCAGAACCTGCCTGGACGCGGCTCGTAGGTGGCTCTGAGACTTACCTTGTGGAAAGTGCCGCTTTAAACTCAATGTgtagctgctttttttttttttctggtgggtgtgaaaaaTAACTGCCACAAAGGTGTGTCTTCTGGATGCTTCCACCTCTCAGAAATAGACCGAGGTTGTGTTTCGTTTTGCTCAAACTTTCCTAAAGAGGAAAGCCCCTCCCCAAACATGACCAGATAGACTTATCATCTTCTCCGGATGTGAATTATTTCAGTACGTGCTATGAGAAATGGGCTCTggtggaaagaaattttttttttctggttccgGTTTGGTCTTGGTTGCTTCTTTTTGCCGAAGAGGGCCACAGAGGAAATCACTCTCTGGAAATCACTCGAGTTGTGACTGGCACATCGTAACTGCGAAGGTGAAGAACGAACCCGTCTGGCCCTCCATCTTGCTTCCGGCTCGTCTCTGCCGTGTCCCCATTGGCTCCGAGCGCTCGCGTGCAGCGCCCCCAGAGCCGCCCTCCGCAGGGTGGCGTGGCTGCGAGGCAGTG contains:
- the ZBTB16 gene encoding zinc finger and BTB domain-containing protein 16 isoform X1 — translated: MDLTKMGMIQLQNPSHPTGLLCKANQMRLAGTLCDVVIMVDSQEFHAHRTVLACTSKMFEILFHRNSQHYTLDFLSPKTFQQILEYAYTATLQAKAEDLDDLLYAAEILEIEYLEEQCLKILETIQASDDNDTEATMADGGAEEEEDRKARYLKNIFISKHSSEESGYASVAGQSLPGPMADQSPSVSTSFGLSAMSPTKAAVDSLMTIGQSLLQGTLQPPAGPEEPALAGGGRHPGVAEVKTEMMQVDEVPGQDSPGVAESSVSGGMGDKAEERGKEGPGTPTRSSVITSARELHYGREESAEQVPPLAEAGQGPPGRLEHPVPSTEKHLGIYSVLPNHKADAVLNMPSSVTGGLHVQPALAVSMDFSTYGGLLPQGFIQRELFNKLGELAVGMKSESRTIGEQCSVCGVELPDNEAVEQHRKLHSGMKTYGCELCGKRFLDSLRLRMHLLAHSAGAKAFVCDQCGAQFSKEDALETHRQTHTGTDMAVFCLLCGKRFQAQSALQQHMEVHAGVRSYICSECNRTFPSHTALKRHLRSHTGDHPYECEFCGSCFRDESTLKSHKRIHTGEKPYECNGCGKKFSLKHQLETHYRVHTGEKPFECKLCHQRSRDYSAMIKHLRTHNGASPYQCTICTEYCPSLSSMQKHMKSHKPEEIPPDWRIEKTYLYLCYV
- the ZBTB16 gene encoding zinc finger and BTB domain-containing protein 16 isoform X2, with the translated sequence MDLTKMGMIQLQNPSHPTGLLCKANQMRLAGTLCDVVIMVDSQEFHAHRTVLACTSKMFEILFHRNSQHYTLDFLSPKTFQQILEYAYTATLQAKAEDLDDLLYAAEILEIEYLEEQCLKILETIQASDDNDTEATMADGGAEEEEDRKARYLKNIFISKHSSEESGYASVAGQSLPGPMADQSPSVSTSFGLSAMSPTKAAVDSLMTIGQSLLQGTLQPPAGPEEPALAGGGRHPGVAEVKTEMMQVDEVPGQDSPGVAESSVSGGMGDKAEERGKEGPGTPTRSSVITSARELHYGREESAEQVPPLAEAGQGPPGRLEHPVPSTEKHLGIYSVLPNHKADAVLNMPSSVTGGLHVQPALAVSMDFSTYGGLLPQGFIQRELFNKLGELAVGMKSESRTIGEQCSVCGVELPDNEAVEQHRKLHSGMKTYGCELCGKRFLDSLRLRMHLLAHSAGAKAFVCDQCGAQFSKEDALETHRQTHTGDHPYECEFCGSCFRDESTLKSHKRIHTGEKPYECNGCGKKFSLKHQLETHYRVHTGEKPFECKLCHQRSRDYSAMIKHLRTHNGASPYQCTICTEYCPSLSSMQKHMKSHKPEEIPPDWRIEKTYLYLCYV